From Cucumis melo cultivar AY chromosome 1, USDA_Cmelo_AY_1.0, whole genome shotgun sequence, a single genomic window includes:
- the LOC127149099 gene encoding amino acid permease 3-like: MIGFGIVEIIFSQIKDFDQLWWFSIVASVMSFTYSTIGLGLGVAQITANGKIGGSLTGIIIGTVTQTQKVWRSFQALGDIAFAYSYSIILIEVQDTLKSPPSEAKTMKKATLVSVSVTTLF, encoded by the exons ATGATAGGTTTTGGTATTGTAGAGATAATATTTTCCCAAATTAAAGACTTCGATCAACTTTGGTGGTTCTCCATTGTTGCTTCTGTTATGTCTTTTACTTACTCAACTATTGGACTTGGCCTTGGAGTTGCTCAAATTACTG CAAATGGAAAAATTGGAGGGAGCTTGACTGGAATTATCATAGGAACTGTCACTCAAACACAAAAAGTATGGAGGAGCTTCCAAGCTCttggagacattgcttttgcctACTCATACTCGATTATCCTCATTGAAGTTCAG GACACTCTAAAATCTCCACCTTCAGAGGCTAAGACAATGAAGAAGGCAACTCTAGTGAGTGTGTCGGTGACAACGCTTTTTTAA
- the LOC103503087 gene encoding polyol transporter 5-like — protein sequence MSDRQHETSSISYHSAPPPATKPKRNYYAFACSTMASMASVLLGYDIGVMSGAVIFIQKDFKISDVKLEILVGIISLYAILGTAAAGRTSDWIGRRYTMGLAAAFFFVGAILMGLSTNYSFLMFGRFFAGIGIGFASLIAPVYTTEISPAASRGCFTSFPEIFINVGILLGYVSNFAFSKLPTHLSWRFMLGIGAIPSIILAIVVLIMPESPRWLVMKGRIAEAKRVLDKTSVSIEESQQRLIDIKLAAGIPLNFSRTDDANVTVPLSNSTTKGESVWKELFIHPTPPVRHILIAAIGLHFFQQASGNDGVVLYSPRIFEKAGITSSDHKLLATVAVGIVKTAFILVATFFLDRMGRRPCILTSVAGQTVSLATLGFSLTIINRSQEKVKWAIVLCIAMVLSNVSFFSIGLGPMAAVYTSEIFPLRLRALGVSVAIMANRITSGVVTMTFLSLYHALTIGGAFFLFAGISAVSWLFFYVVFPETRGQNLEDVERLFGNFPWRKKKNKDTNIEVELRG from the exons ACCATGGCCTCCATGGCCTCCGTCTTACTCGGCTACG ATATCGGTGTAATGAGTGGAGCAGTGATTTTCATTCAAAAGGATTTTAAGATCTCCGACGTGAAGTTGGAAATTCTTGTAGGGATTATAAGTCTTTACGCAATTTTAGGCACAGCTGCCGCTGGTAGAACCTCCGACTGGATTGGCCGCCGTTACACCATGGGCCTCGCCGCAGCATTCTTCTTCGTTGGAGCTATTCTTATGGGCTTGTCTACTAACTATTCATTCCTCATGTTCGGTCGGTTCTTCGCTGGTATCGGAATCGGGTTTGCCTCATTGATTGCTCCTGTTTATACGACTGAGATTTCGCCGGCGGCCTCTCGTGGTTGCTTTACTTCATTCCCGGAG ATTTTCATAAACGTGGGGATATTGCTGGGTTATGTGTCAAATTTTGCCTTCTCCAAGCTCCCAACTCACTTGAGTTGGCGTTTCATGTTAGGAATCGGTGCGATTCCCTCAATCATCTTAGCAATAGTTGTCTTAATAATGCCAGAATCCCCACGTTGGCTTGTAATGAAAGGTCGAATCGCTGAAGCCAAGCGAGTGCTCGACAAAACATCCGTCTCCATTGAAGAATCACAACAAAGACTCATTGACATCAAACTCGCCGCAGGAATTCCTCTAAACTTCTCCCGTACAGACGATGCCAACGTCACCGTTCCACTCTCCAACTCCACCACCAAAGGCGAAAGCGTATGGAAAGAACTCTTCATCCACCCAACTCCACCCGTCCGTCATATCTTAATCGCCGCTATTGGACTCCATTTCTTCCAACAAGCCTCCGGTAACGACGGCGTCGTTCTTTACAGCCCAAGAATCTTTGAGAAGGCCGGAATCACCTCCTCTGATCACAAATTACTCGCCACAGTGGCTGTCGGAATTGTCAAAACTGCCTTCATTCTAGTTGCTACATTCTTTCTTGACAGAATGGGACGACGACCGTGTATCCTTACAAGTGTGGCGGGGCAGACAGTTTCACTGGCTACCCTAGGATTCAGTCTAACAATCATCAATAGGTCTCAGGAAAAAGTCAAATGGGCTATAGTTTTGTGTATAGCTATGGTGCTATCAAACGTTTCATTCTTCTCAATAGGATTGGGTCCTATGGCGGCAGTGTACACATCGGAGATATTCCCATTAAGGCTGCGCGCTCTAGGAGTAAGTGTGGCTATAATGGCAAATAGAATTACAAGTGGAGTAGTAACAATGACGTTCTTATCCCTGTACCATGCACTTACCATCGGCGGTGCGTTTTTCCTCTTCGCTGGGATCTCTGCAGTGAGTTGGTTGTTTTTCTATGTGGTTTTCCCGGAGACAAGAGGACAAAATTTGGAGGACGTTGAAAGGCTTTTTGGTAATTTTCCatggagaaagaagaagaataaggaTACAAACATAGAAGTGGAACTACGAGGATGA